The Streptomyces sp. P9-A4 genome contains a region encoding:
- a CDS encoding quinone-dependent dihydroorotate dehydrogenase, whose protein sequence is MYKFFFNLVFKRMDPEKAHYLAFRWIRLAARTPVLRTFVAAVLAPRYKELRTEALGLRMHGPFGLAAGFDKNAVAIDGMSMLGFDHVEIGTVTGEAQPGNPRKRLFRLIPDRALINRMGFNNEGSAAVAERLGAREAVFRTTVGVNIGKTKVVPEAEAAADYVKSTERLAAHADYLVVNVSSPNTPGLRNLQATESLRPLLTAVREAADRTVTDRRVPLLVKIAPDLADEDVDAVADLALELGLDGIIATNTTIAREGLGLKSDPALVKETGGLSGAPVKERSLAVLRRLHARVGDRLVLVGVGGIENAEDAWQRILAGATLIQGYSAFIYEGPFYARAIHKGLAARLAASPYATLAEAVGADNRKAAK, encoded by the coding sequence ATGTACAAGTTCTTCTTCAACCTGGTCTTCAAGCGGATGGACCCCGAGAAGGCCCACTACCTGGCCTTCCGCTGGATCCGCCTCGCCGCCCGGACCCCCGTCCTGCGGACCTTCGTCGCCGCCGTCCTCGCGCCCCGGTACAAGGAGCTGCGCACCGAGGCCCTCGGCCTGCGCATGCACGGTCCCTTCGGGCTCGCCGCCGGCTTCGACAAGAACGCCGTCGCCATCGACGGCATGTCGATGCTCGGCTTCGACCACGTCGAGATCGGCACGGTCACCGGCGAGGCCCAGCCCGGCAACCCCAGGAAGCGCCTCTTCCGGCTGATCCCGGACCGCGCCCTGATCAACCGCATGGGCTTCAACAACGAGGGCTCCGCCGCCGTCGCGGAGCGTCTCGGCGCCCGCGAGGCGGTCTTCAGGACCACCGTCGGCGTCAACATCGGCAAGACCAAGGTCGTCCCCGAGGCCGAGGCCGCCGCCGACTACGTGAAGTCCACCGAGCGTCTCGCCGCGCACGCCGACTACCTGGTCGTGAACGTCTCCTCGCCGAACACCCCGGGGCTGCGCAACCTCCAGGCCACCGAGTCCCTGCGCCCGCTCCTCACGGCCGTACGGGAGGCCGCCGACCGCACGGTCACCGACCGCCGGGTCCCGCTGCTCGTCAAGATCGCCCCCGACCTGGCCGACGAGGACGTCGACGCGGTCGCCGACCTGGCCCTGGAGCTCGGTCTCGACGGCATCATCGCCACCAACACCACCATCGCGCGCGAGGGCCTCGGCCTGAAGTCCGACCCGGCGCTGGTCAAGGAGACCGGCGGGCTGTCCGGCGCGCCCGTCAAGGAGCGCTCCCTCGCGGTCCTCAGGCGGCTCCACGCGCGCGTGGGCGACCGCCTGGTCCTGGTGGGCGTCGGCGGCATCGAGAACGCCGAGGACGCCTGGCAGCGCATCCTCGCCGGTGCCACCCTGATCCAGGGGTACAGCGCCTTCATCTACGAGGGCCCGTTCTACGCCCGCGCGATCCACAAGGGCCTCGCCGCGCGCCTCGCCGCCTCCCCGTACGCCACCCTCGCCGAGGCCGTCGGCGCCGACAACCGAAAGGCCGCCAAGTGA
- the carB gene encoding carbamoyl-phosphate synthase large subunit — protein MPKRTDIQSVLVIGSGPIVIGQAAEFDYSGTQACRILKAEGLRVILVNSNPATIMTDPEIADATYVEPITPEFVEKIIAKERPDALLPTLGGQTALNTAISMHEQGVLEKYGVELIGANVEAINKGEDRDLFKGVVEAVKAKIGYGESARSVICHTMDDVIKGVETLGGYPVVVRPSFTMGGAGSGFAHDEEELRRIAGQGLTLSPTTEVLLEESILGWKEYELELMRDKNDNVVVVCSIENFDPMGVHTGDSITVAPAMTLTDREYQRLRDIGIAIIREVGVDTGGCNIQFAIDPVDGRIIVIEMNPRVSRSSALASKATGFPIAKIAARLAVGYTLDEIPNDITEKTPASFEPTLDYVVVKAPRFAFEKFPSADSTLTTTMKSVGEAMAIGRNFTEALQKALRSLEKKGSQFTFVGEPGDKTELLRESVRPTDGRINTVMQAIRAGATPEEVFDATKIDPWFVDQLFLIKEIADELAAAEKLHPEILAEAKRHGFSDAQIAEIRGLREDVVREVRHALGVRPVYKTVDTCAAEFAAKTPYFYSSYDEETEVAPRTKPAVIILGSGPNRIGQGIEFDYSCVHASFALSDAGYETVMVNCNPETVSTDYDTSDRLYFEPLTLEDVLEIVHAETLAGPVAGVVVQLGGQTPLGLSQALKDNGVPVVGTSPEAIHAAEDRGAFGQVLAEAGLPAPKHGTATTFAGAKAIADEIGYPVLVRPSYVLGGRGMEIVYDEDRLSSYIAESTEISPTRPVLVDRFLDDAIEIDVDALYDGTELYLGGVMEHIEEAGIHSGDSACALPPITLGGYDIKRLRASTEAIAKGVGVRGLINIQFAMAGDILYVLEANPRASRTVPFTSKATAVPLAKAAARISLGATIAELRTEGLLPRTGDGGTLPLDAPISVKEAVMPWSRFRDVHGRGVDTVLGPEMRSTGEVMGIDAVFGTAYAKSQAGAYGPLPTKGRAFISVANRDKRSMIFPARELVAHGFELLATSGTAEVLKRNGINATVVRKLSEGEGPNGEKTIVQLIHDGQVDLIVNTPYGTGGRLDGYEIRTAAVARSVPCLTTVQALAAAVQGIDALNRGDVGVRSLQEHAEHLTAARD, from the coding sequence GTGCCTAAGCGCACCGATATCCAGTCCGTCCTGGTCATCGGCTCCGGCCCGATCGTCATCGGCCAGGCCGCCGAGTTCGACTACTCCGGCACCCAGGCCTGCCGCATCCTCAAGGCCGAGGGCCTGCGGGTGATCCTGGTCAACTCCAACCCGGCCACGATCATGACCGACCCGGAGATCGCCGACGCCACGTACGTCGAGCCGATCACCCCCGAGTTCGTCGAGAAGATCATCGCCAAGGAGCGCCCCGACGCCCTCCTGCCCACCCTCGGCGGCCAGACCGCGCTGAACACCGCGATCTCCATGCACGAGCAGGGCGTCCTGGAGAAGTACGGCGTCGAGCTCATCGGCGCCAACGTCGAGGCCATCAACAAGGGCGAGGACCGCGACCTCTTCAAGGGCGTCGTCGAGGCCGTCAAGGCCAAGATCGGTTACGGCGAGTCCGCCCGCTCGGTCATCTGCCACACCATGGACGACGTCATCAAGGGCGTCGAGACGCTCGGCGGCTACCCCGTCGTCGTCCGCCCCTCCTTCACCATGGGCGGCGCCGGCTCCGGCTTCGCCCACGACGAGGAGGAGCTGCGCCGCATCGCCGGCCAGGGCCTGACCCTCTCGCCGACCACCGAGGTCCTCCTGGAGGAGTCCATCCTCGGCTGGAAGGAGTACGAGCTGGAGCTGATGCGCGACAAGAACGACAACGTCGTGGTCGTCTGCTCCATCGAGAACTTCGACCCGATGGGCGTCCACACCGGTGACTCGATCACCGTCGCCCCGGCGATGACGCTCACCGACCGCGAGTACCAGCGGCTCCGCGACATCGGCATCGCGATCATCCGCGAGGTCGGTGTCGACACCGGCGGCTGCAACATCCAGTTCGCGATCGACCCGGTCGACGGCCGGATCATCGTCATCGAGATGAACCCGCGCGTCTCCCGCTCCTCGGCGCTCGCCTCCAAGGCGACCGGCTTCCCGATCGCCAAGATCGCGGCCCGTCTCGCCGTCGGCTACACGCTGGACGAGATCCCGAACGACATCACGGAGAAGACCCCGGCGTCCTTCGAGCCCACGCTCGACTACGTCGTCGTCAAGGCCCCGCGCTTCGCCTTCGAGAAGTTCCCCTCCGCCGACTCCACGCTGACCACGACCATGAAGTCGGTCGGCGAGGCCATGGCGATCGGCCGCAACTTCACCGAGGCGCTGCAGAAGGCCCTGCGCTCCCTGGAGAAGAAGGGCTCGCAGTTCACCTTCGTCGGCGAGCCCGGTGACAAGACCGAGCTGCTGCGCGAGTCGGTCCGCCCGACCGACGGCCGCATCAACACCGTCATGCAGGCCATCCGCGCCGGCGCCACCCCGGAGGAGGTCTTCGACGCCACGAAGATCGACCCCTGGTTCGTCGACCAGCTCTTCCTGATCAAGGAGATCGCCGACGAGCTGGCCGCCGCCGAGAAGCTCCACCCGGAGATCCTCGCCGAGGCCAAGCGCCACGGCTTCTCCGACGCCCAGATCGCCGAGATCCGCGGTCTGCGCGAGGACGTCGTCCGCGAGGTCCGGCACGCCCTGGGCGTCCGCCCGGTCTACAAGACGGTCGACACCTGCGCCGCCGAGTTCGCCGCCAAGACCCCGTACTTCTACTCCTCGTACGACGAGGAGACCGAGGTCGCGCCCCGCACCAAGCCCGCGGTGATCATCCTGGGCTCCGGCCCGAACCGCATCGGCCAGGGCATCGAGTTCGACTACTCCTGCGTCCACGCCTCCTTCGCCCTGAGCGACGCCGGCTACGAGACCGTGATGGTCAACTGCAACCCGGAGACCGTGTCCACGGACTACGACACCTCCGACCGCCTGTACTTCGAGCCGCTGACGCTCGAGGACGTGCTTGAGATCGTCCACGCGGAGACGCTGGCCGGCCCCGTCGCCGGTGTCGTCGTCCAGCTCGGCGGCCAGACCCCGCTGGGCCTGTCGCAGGCGCTCAAGGACAACGGCGTGCCGGTCGTCGGCACCTCCCCGGAGGCCATCCACGCCGCCGAGGACCGCGGCGCCTTCGGCCAGGTCCTCGCCGAGGCCGGCCTGCCCGCCCCCAAGCACGGCACCGCCACCACCTTCGCCGGCGCCAAGGCCATCGCCGACGAGATCGGCTACCCCGTCCTCGTACGCCCCTCGTACGTGCTCGGCGGGCGCGGCATGGAGATCGTGTACGACGAGGACCGGCTGTCCTCCTACATCGCCGAGTCCACCGAGATCAGCCCCACCCGGCCGGTCCTGGTCGACCGCTTCCTCGACGACGCCATCGAGATCGACGTCGACGCCCTCTACGACGGCACCGAGCTCTACCTCGGCGGCGTCATGGAGCACATCGAGGAGGCCGGCATCCACTCCGGCGACTCGGCCTGCGCCCTGCCCCCGATCACCCTCGGCGGCTACGACATCAAGCGGCTGCGCGCCTCCACCGAGGCCATCGCCAAGGGCGTCGGCGTGCGCGGTCTGATCAACATCCAGTTCGCGATGGCCGGCGACATCCTCTACGTCCTGGAGGCCAACCCGCGCGCCTCCCGGACCGTCCCCTTCACCTCGAAGGCGACCGCCGTCCCGCTCGCGAAGGCCGCCGCGCGCATCTCGCTCGGCGCCACCATCGCCGAGCTGCGCACCGAGGGCCTGCTGCCGAGGACCGGCGACGGCGGCACCCTGCCGCTCGACGCGCCGATCTCCGTCAAGGAGGCCGTGATGCCGTGGTCGCGCTTCCGCGACGTGCACGGCCGCGGCGTCGACACCGTCCTCGGCCCGGAGATGCGCTCCACCGGCGAGGTCATGGGCATCGACGCGGTCTTCGGCACGGCCTACGCCAAGTCGCAGGCCGGCGCCTACGGCCCGCTGCCCACCAAGGGCCGCGCGTTCATCTCGGTCGCCAACCGCGACAAGCGCTCGATGATCTTCCCGGCCCGCGAGCTCGTCGCCCACGGCTTCGAGCTGCTCGCCACCTCCGGCACCGCCGAGGTCCTCAAGCGCAACGGCATCAACGCCACGGTCGTCCGCAAGCTGAGCGAGGGCGAGGGCCCCAACGGCGAGAAGACGATCGTCCAGCTCATCCACGACGGCCAGGTCGACCTGATCGTCAACACCCCGTACGGCACCGGTGGCCGCCTCGACGGCTACGAGATCCGTACCGCCGCGGTGGCGCGCAGCGTCCCCTGCCTCACCACGGTCCAGGCGCTCGCCGCGGCCGTCCAGGGCATCGACGCGCTCAACCGGGGCGACGTGGGCGTCCGCTCGCTCCAGGAGCACGCGGAGCACCTGACCGCGGCCCGCGACTAG
- the carA gene encoding glutamine-hydrolyzing carbamoyl-phosphate synthase small subunit, which yields MTTSTRGTSKVPAVLVLEDGRIFRGRAYGAVGETFGEAVFSTGMTGYQETLTDPSYHRQVVVMTAPHVGNTGVNDEDPESGRIWVAGYVVRDPARVSSNWRARRSLDEELRNQGVVGISGIDTRALTRHLRESGAMRVGIFSGNALPDEGTMLAEVRQAPEMKGANLSAEVATKETYVVPAIGTKKFTVAAVDLGIKGMTPHRMAERGIEVHVLPATATAEDIYAVRPDGVFFSNGPGDPATADGPVSVMRAVLERKTPLFGICFGNQILGRALGFGTYKLKYGHRGINQPVQDRTTGKVEVTAHNHGFAVDAPLDKVSDTPYGRAQVSHVCLNDQVVEGLQLLDQPAFSVQYHPEAAAGPHDAAYLFDRFVALMEAERA from the coding sequence ATGACGACCTCCACCCGGGGAACCAGCAAGGTTCCCGCCGTACTCGTCCTGGAGGACGGCCGCATCTTCCGCGGCCGCGCCTACGGGGCCGTGGGGGAGACCTTCGGCGAGGCCGTGTTCTCCACCGGCATGACCGGCTACCAGGAGACCCTCACCGACCCGTCGTACCACCGCCAGGTCGTCGTCATGACGGCCCCGCACGTCGGCAACACCGGCGTCAACGACGAGGACCCCGAGTCCGGCCGCATCTGGGTCGCCGGCTACGTCGTCCGCGACCCCGCCCGCGTCTCCTCCAACTGGCGCGCCCGGCGCTCGCTGGACGAGGAGCTGCGCAACCAGGGCGTCGTCGGCATCTCCGGCATCGACACCCGCGCCCTCACCCGCCACCTGCGCGAGAGCGGCGCCATGCGCGTCGGCATCTTCTCGGGCAACGCGCTCCCCGACGAGGGCACCATGCTCGCCGAGGTCCGCCAGGCCCCCGAGATGAAGGGCGCGAACCTCTCCGCCGAGGTCGCCACCAAGGAGACCTACGTCGTCCCCGCGATCGGCACGAAGAAGTTCACCGTCGCCGCCGTCGACCTCGGCATCAAGGGCATGACCCCGCACCGGATGGCCGAGCGCGGCATCGAGGTCCACGTGCTGCCCGCCACCGCCACCGCCGAGGACATCTACGCCGTCCGGCCCGACGGAGTGTTCTTCTCCAACGGCCCCGGCGACCCGGCCACGGCCGACGGCCCCGTCTCCGTCATGAGGGCCGTCCTGGAGCGGAAGACGCCGCTCTTCGGCATCTGCTTCGGCAACCAGATCCTCGGCCGCGCGCTCGGCTTCGGCACCTACAAGCTGAAGTACGGCCACCGAGGCATCAACCAGCCGGTCCAGGACCGCACCACCGGCAAGGTCGAGGTCACCGCGCACAACCACGGCTTCGCCGTCGACGCGCCCCTCGACAAGGTCTCCGACACGCCCTACGGGCGCGCCCAGGTTTCCCACGTCTGTCTGAACGACCAGGTCGTCGAAGGCCTCCAGCTGCTCGACCAGCCGGCCTTCTCCGTCCAGTACCACCCCGAGGCGGCCGCGGGCCCGCACGACGCCGCGTACCTCTTCGACCGTTTCGTAGCCCTCATGGAGGCCGAGCGTGCCTAA
- a CDS encoding PH-like domain-containing protein: MTPLIAIAAEAADQKSAEVTDWAGRIGWVAGLLLFVAFVYWLMRQGWKWRGSIQSDLPELPTAPEAAGTARLTLSGRYHGSTTAGQWLDRIVAHGLGARSRAELTLTDAGLVVVRPGANDFFVPAEALREARLDKGIAGKVLAEGGLLIVTWAHGGTLLDSGFRSDRAAEHTAWVEAINSMTNTTEGIAR; this comes from the coding sequence GTGACACCACTCATCGCAATCGCCGCAGAGGCAGCCGATCAGAAGTCGGCGGAGGTGACCGACTGGGCCGGAAGGATCGGCTGGGTCGCCGGACTGCTGCTCTTCGTCGCCTTCGTCTACTGGCTGATGCGCCAGGGCTGGAAGTGGCGCGGCAGCATCCAGTCGGACCTGCCCGAGCTTCCCACCGCGCCCGAGGCGGCCGGTACGGCCAGACTGACTCTCAGCGGGCGCTACCACGGGTCCACGACCGCCGGGCAGTGGCTCGACCGGATCGTCGCCCACGGCCTCGGCGCCCGCAGCCGCGCCGAGCTCACCCTCACCGACGCCGGGCTGGTGGTCGTACGCCCCGGGGCGAACGACTTCTTCGTCCCGGCCGAGGCCCTGCGCGAGGCCCGCCTCGACAAGGGCATCGCGGGCAAGGTCCTCGCCGAGGGCGGCCTGCTGATCGTCACCTGGGCGCACGGCGGCACACTGCTCGACTCCGGTTTCCGGTCCGACCGGGCGGCCGAGCACACCGCCTGGGTCGAGGCCATCAACTCCATGACCAACACGACGGAAGGCATCGCACGATGA
- a CDS encoding dihydroorotase: MGKTLIRGAKVLGGEVLDVLVEGETIVATGRQGEIDWSGTGLSAEGATVIEAEGQILLPGLVDLHTHLREPGREDSETVLTGTRAAASGGYTAVFAMANTHPVADTAGVVEQVYRLGKESGYCDVQPIGAVTVGLEGKKLAELGAMHDSAAGVTVFSDDGKCVDDAVIMRRALEYVKAFDGVVAQHAQEPRLTEGAQMNEGIVSAELGLGGWPAVAEESIIARDVLLAEHVGSRVHICHLSTAGSVEIVRWAKSRGIDVTAEVTPHHLLLTDELVRSYNPVYKVNPPLRTEKDVLALREALADGTIDIVATDHAPHPHEDKDCEWAAAAMGMVGLETALSVVQQTMVETGLLDWAGVADRMSFAPARIGRATGHGRPVSAGEPANLTLVDPAYRGVVDPADFASRSRNTPYEGRELPGRVTHTFLRGRATVVDGKLA; the protein is encoded by the coding sequence ATGGGCAAGACTCTCATCCGCGGTGCGAAGGTCCTCGGCGGCGAGGTGCTGGACGTCCTCGTCGAGGGCGAGACCATCGTCGCCACCGGCCGGCAGGGCGAAATCGACTGGAGCGGCACCGGTCTGTCCGCCGAGGGCGCCACCGTGATCGAGGCCGAAGGCCAGATCCTGCTGCCCGGCCTCGTCGACCTCCACACCCATCTGCGCGAGCCCGGCCGCGAGGACTCCGAGACCGTCCTCACCGGCACCCGCGCCGCCGCCTCCGGTGGCTACACCGCCGTCTTCGCCATGGCCAACACCCACCCGGTCGCCGACACCGCCGGCGTCGTCGAGCAGGTCTACCGGCTCGGCAAGGAGTCCGGCTACTGCGACGTGCAGCCGATCGGCGCCGTCACCGTCGGCCTGGAGGGCAAGAAGCTCGCCGAGCTGGGCGCCATGCACGACTCCGCCGCCGGCGTCACCGTCTTCTCCGACGACGGCAAGTGCGTCGACGACGCGGTCATCATGCGCCGCGCCCTGGAGTACGTGAAGGCCTTCGACGGCGTCGTCGCCCAGCACGCCCAGGAGCCCCGCCTCACCGAGGGCGCCCAGATGAACGAGGGCATCGTCTCCGCCGAGCTGGGCCTCGGCGGCTGGCCCGCCGTCGCCGAGGAGTCGATCATCGCCCGCGACGTCCTCCTCGCCGAGCACGTCGGCTCCCGCGTCCACATCTGCCACCTCTCCACCGCCGGCTCCGTCGAGATCGTCCGCTGGGCCAAGTCCCGCGGCATCGACGTCACCGCAGAGGTCACCCCGCACCACCTCCTCCTCACGGACGAGCTGGTCCGCTCGTACAACCCGGTCTACAAGGTCAACCCGCCGCTGCGCACCGAGAAGGACGTCCTCGCACTCCGCGAGGCGCTGGCCGACGGCACGATCGACATCGTCGCCACCGACCACGCCCCGCACCCGCACGAGGACAAGGACTGCGAGTGGGCCGCGGCCGCCATGGGCATGGTCGGGCTGGAGACCGCGCTCTCCGTCGTCCAGCAGACGATGGTGGAGACCGGCCTCCTCGACTGGGCCGGCGTCGCCGACCGGATGTCCTTCGCCCCCGCCCGCATCGGACGGGCCACCGGCCACGGACGACCCGTCTCGGCTGGTGAGCCCGCGAACCTGACGCTGGTCGATCCGGCTTACCGTGGTGTCGTGGACCCCGCGGACTTCGCCTCCCGCAGCCGCAACACTCCCTACGAGGGCCGTGAGCTGCCGGGACGCGTCACCCACACCTTCCTGCGGGGCCGGGCAACGGTCGTGGACGGGAAGCTGGCGTGA
- a CDS encoding aspartate carbamoyltransferase catalytic subunit — MMRHLISAADLTRDDAVLILDTAEEMARVADRPIKKLPTLRGRTICNLFFEDSTRTRISFEAAEKRLSADVINFAAKGSSVSKGESLKDTAQTLEAMGVDAVVIRHGSSGAPYRLATSGWIDAPVINAGDGTHQHPTQALLDAFTMRRRLVGRDTGLGRDLAGKRITLVGDVLHSRVARSNVDLLHTLGAEVTLVAPPTLVPVGVETWPCEISYELDRVLPKSDAVMMLRVQRERMNAAFFPTEREYSRRYGLDGERMAKMPEHAIVMHPGPMVRGMEITAEVADSDRCTVVEQVTNGVSVRMAVLYLLLGGNESAVSHTRTEENK; from the coding sequence ATGATGCGTCACCTCATCTCGGCCGCCGACCTCACCCGCGACGACGCCGTCCTGATCCTCGACACCGCCGAGGAGATGGCCCGGGTGGCCGACCGGCCCATCAAGAAGCTGCCGACCCTGCGCGGCCGGACCATCTGCAACCTGTTCTTCGAGGACTCCACCCGTACCCGGATCTCCTTCGAGGCCGCCGAGAAGCGCCTCTCCGCCGATGTGATCAACTTCGCGGCCAAGGGCTCCAGCGTCTCCAAGGGCGAGTCCCTCAAGGACACCGCGCAGACCCTGGAGGCCATGGGCGTCGACGCGGTCGTCATCCGGCACGGATCCTCCGGCGCCCCCTACCGCCTCGCCACCTCCGGCTGGATCGACGCCCCCGTCATCAACGCCGGCGACGGCACCCACCAGCACCCCACCCAGGCCCTGCTGGACGCCTTCACCATGCGCCGCCGCCTGGTCGGCCGCGACACCGGCCTCGGCCGCGACCTCGCCGGCAAGCGGATCACGCTCGTCGGCGACGTCCTGCACAGCCGGGTCGCCCGCTCCAACGTGGACCTGCTGCACACCCTCGGCGCCGAGGTCACCCTGGTGGCCCCGCCCACCCTCGTCCCCGTCGGCGTCGAGACCTGGCCCTGCGAGATCTCCTACGAGCTCGACCGCGTGCTGCCGAAGTCCGACGCGGTGATGATGCTGCGTGTGCAGCGAGAGCGGATGAACGCCGCCTTCTTCCCGACCGAGCGCGAGTACTCGCGCCGGTACGGGCTCGACGGCGAGCGGATGGCGAAGATGCCCGAGCACGCCATCGTCATGCACCCCGGCCCGATGGTCCGCGGCATGGAGATCACCGCCGAGGTCGCCGACTCCGACCGCTGCACGGTCGTCGAGCAGGTCACCAACGGCGTCTCCGTCCGGATGGCCGTCCTCTACCTGCTTCTGGGCGGCAACGAGTCCGCCGTCAGCCACACCCGTACCGAGGAGAACAAGTAA
- the pyrR gene encoding bifunctional pyr operon transcriptional regulator/uracil phosphoribosyltransferase PyrR, whose translation MDTQQQYSDEARPVLEAPDIARVLTRIAHEIVERAKGADDVVLLGIPTRGVFLARRLAEKLESITGTKVPVGSLDITMYRDDLRLKPARAIGRTDIPADGVDGRLVVLVDDVLFSGRTIRAALDALGDIGRPRAVQLAVLVDRGHRELPIRADYVGKNLPTSLRETVKVQLAEEDGRDTVLLGSRPAA comes from the coding sequence ATGGACACTCAGCAGCAGTACAGCGATGAGGCACGGCCCGTTCTCGAGGCCCCGGACATCGCGCGGGTCCTGACCCGCATCGCACACGAGATCGTCGAGCGCGCCAAGGGCGCCGACGACGTGGTTCTCCTCGGCATTCCCACCCGCGGCGTCTTCCTCGCCCGCCGGCTCGCCGAGAAGCTCGAATCGATCACCGGCACCAAGGTCCCGGTCGGATCCCTCGACATCACCATGTACCGGGACGACCTGCGACTGAAGCCGGCCCGCGCCATCGGCCGCACCGATATCCCCGCCGACGGCGTCGACGGCCGTCTCGTCGTCCTCGTCGACGACGTGCTCTTCTCCGGCCGCACCATCCGCGCCGCCCTCGACGCCCTCGGCGACATCGGCCGCCCGCGCGCCGTCCAGCTCGCCGTCCTCGTCGACCGCGGCCACCGCGAGCTTCCGATCCGCGCCGACTACGTCGGCAAGAACCTCCCCACGTCGTTGCGGGAGACGGTCAAGGTCCAGCTCGCCGAGGAGGACGGCCGCGACACCGTCCTGCTCGGTTCCAGGCCCGCCGCCTAG
- the bldD gene encoding transcriptional regulator BldD, with protein sequence MSSEYAKQLGAKLRAIRTQQGLSLHGVEEKSQGRWKAVVVGSYERGDRAVTVQRLAELADFYGVPVQELLPGTTPGGAAEPPPKLVLDLERLAHVPQEKAGPLQRYAATIQSQRGDYNGKVLSIRQDDLRTLAVIYDQSPSVLTEQLISWGVLDADARRAVAHEEN encoded by the coding sequence ATGTCCAGCGAATACGCAAAGCAGCTCGGGGCCAAACTCCGCGCCATCCGCACCCAGCAGGGTCTCTCGCTCCACGGGGTGGAGGAGAAGTCCCAGGGCCGCTGGAAGGCCGTCGTGGTCGGTTCGTACGAGCGTGGCGACCGCGCGGTGACCGTGCAGCGCCTTGCCGAGCTGGCCGATTTCTACGGGGTGCCGGTGCAGGAACTGCTGCCGGGCACGACCCCGGGCGGGGCCGCCGAGCCGCCGCCGAAGCTGGTCCTCGATCTGGAGCGCCTGGCACACGTGCCGCAGGAGAAGGCGGGCCCGCTCCAGCGCTACGCCGCGACGATCCAGTCGCAGCGCGGTGACTACAACGGCAAGGTGCTGTCGATCCGTCAGGACGACCTGCGCACCCTCGCCGTGATCTACGACCAGTCCCCCTCGGTCCTCACCGAGCAGCTCATCAGCTGGGGCGTCCTCGACGCGGACGCGCGCCGCGCGGTCGCCCACGAGGAGAACTGA
- the nusB gene encoding transcription antitermination factor NusB, giving the protein MAARSKARKRAFQILFEADQRGASVQEVLADQVRHARSDDRQPPVSDFTMQLVEGYADHVARIDELIATYAVDWDLDRMPVADRNIVRLGAYELIWEDGTPDAVAIDEAVQLAKEFSTDESPTFVNGLLARFKDLKPRLRRDADV; this is encoded by the coding sequence GTGGCCGCTCGGAGCAAGGCCCGCAAGCGCGCCTTCCAGATCCTCTTCGAGGCCGATCAGCGGGGTGCCTCCGTGCAGGAGGTCCTCGCCGACCAGGTCCGGCACGCGCGGTCGGACGACCGGCAGCCGCCGGTGAGCGACTTCACCATGCAGCTGGTCGAGGGGTACGCGGACCATGTGGCGCGGATCGACGAGCTCATCGCGACCTACGCGGTGGACTGGGACCTCGACCGGATGCCCGTCGCCGACCGGAACATCGTGCGCCTCGGCGCGTACGAGCTGATCTGGGAGGACGGCACGCCGGACGCGGTCGCGATCGACGAGGCGGTGCAGCTCGCCAAGGAGTTCTCCACGGACGAGTCGCCGACATTCGTCAACGGTCTCCTCGCGCGCTTCAAGGACCTCAAGCCGCGTCTGCGCCGCGACGCCGACGTCTGA
- the efp gene encoding elongation factor P → MASTNDLKNGMVLKLEGGQLWSVVEFQHVKPGKGPAFVRTKLKNVLSGKVVDKTFNAGVKVDTATIDRRDMQFSYMDGDYFVFMDEETYDQLHVDRKSVGDAANFLIEGFTASVAQHEGSVLYVELPAAVVLTIKHTDPGVQGDRSTGGTKPAELETGHEIQVPLFITTGEKVKVDTRTSDYLGRVNS, encoded by the coding sequence GTGGCTTCCACGAACGACCTCAAGAACGGCATGGTGCTCAAGCTCGAAGGCGGCCAGCTCTGGTCCGTCGTCGAGTTCCAGCACGTCAAGCCCGGCAAGGGCCCGGCCTTCGTGCGCACCAAGCTCAAGAACGTGCTGTCCGGCAAGGTCGTCGACAAGACCTTCAACGCCGGCGTGAAGGTCGACACGGCCACCATCGACCGCCGCGACATGCAGTTCTCCTACATGGACGGCGACTACTTCGTCTTCATGGACGAGGAGACCTACGACCAGCTGCACGTCGACCGCAAGTCGGTCGGCGACGCCGCCAACTTCCTGATCGAGGGCTTCACCGCCTCGGTCGCGCAGCACGAGGGCTCGGTGCTCTACGTCGAGCTCCCCGCCGCCGTCGTGCTGACGATCAAGCACACCGACCCGGGCGTCCAGGGCGACCGCTCCACCGGCGGCACCAAGCCCGCCGAGCTGGAGACGGGCCACGAGATCCAGGTCCCGCTCTTCATCACCACCGGTGAGAAGGTCAAGGTCGACACCCGCACCAGCGACTACCTCGGCCGGGTGAACAGCTAA